A single region of the Corallococcus caeni genome encodes:
- a CDS encoding efflux RND transporter periplasmic adaptor subunit: MHAPAPEVPLSSPRPASRVKRWVIGVLLLVAVFAGLVAVKAGQIVAMIKAGETFVPPPESVTSAQAESFGWQGTRSAVGTVIALRGVTLSAELPGVVNDIRFDSGASVKKGQVLVQLDTSSELAQLAGAEADAELSRLNRDRAEKLNAQGANTQSDLDAVRARATQAAATVAHLKSLIAKKTIRAPFEGRVGIRQVELGQLVSPGNPIVSLQSTSPALVEFQLPQQALAQVKQGQKVRLRVDVFPGESWEGDLTTINPEVEMSSRNVRMRATVPNADGRLLPGMFASVEVLSDASEPVVAIPATAVLFAPYGDSVFTLAEGKDAAGKTALLARQQFVRLGERRGDYVAVTSGLKPGQTVVSSGVFKLKNGAAVVVNNALAPPVEAAPQPVNP, encoded by the coding sequence ATGCATGCTCCTGCTCCTGAAGTGCCTCTCTCCTCACCGCGCCCTGCCAGCCGCGTCAAGCGGTGGGTCATCGGCGTGCTGCTGCTGGTCGCGGTCTTCGCGGGACTCGTCGCGGTCAAGGCGGGCCAGATCGTCGCGATGATCAAGGCCGGTGAAACCTTCGTGCCGCCGCCGGAGTCCGTCACCTCCGCCCAGGCGGAGTCCTTCGGCTGGCAGGGGACACGGAGCGCCGTCGGCACGGTGATCGCGCTGCGCGGCGTGACCCTGAGCGCGGAGCTGCCGGGCGTCGTCAACGACATCCGCTTCGACAGCGGCGCCTCGGTGAAGAAGGGCCAGGTGCTCGTCCAGCTGGATACCTCCAGCGAGCTGGCGCAGCTGGCCGGCGCCGAGGCCGACGCGGAGCTGTCGCGGCTGAACCGGGACCGCGCCGAGAAGCTCAACGCCCAGGGGGCCAACACCCAGTCGGACCTGGATGCCGTCCGGGCCCGGGCAACCCAGGCCGCGGCCACCGTCGCGCACCTGAAGTCCCTCATCGCGAAGAAGACCATCCGCGCGCCCTTCGAGGGCCGCGTCGGCATCCGGCAGGTGGAGCTGGGGCAGCTCGTCTCCCCGGGCAACCCCATCGTCTCCCTCCAGTCCACCAGCCCCGCGCTCGTGGAGTTCCAGCTCCCCCAGCAGGCGCTGGCCCAGGTGAAGCAGGGCCAGAAGGTGCGCCTGCGCGTCGACGTCTTCCCGGGCGAGTCCTGGGAGGGGGACCTCACCACCATCAACCCGGAGGTGGAGATGTCCTCGCGCAACGTGCGCATGCGCGCCACCGTGCCCAACGCGGACGGCCGGCTCCTGCCGGGCATGTTCGCCAGCGTGGAGGTGCTCTCCGACGCCAGCGAGCCCGTGGTCGCCATCCCCGCCACCGCCGTCCTCTTCGCGCCCTATGGCGACTCGGTGTTCACCCTCGCCGAGGGCAAGGACGCCGCGGGAAAGACGGCCCTGCTGGCGCGCCAGCAGTTCGTGCGGCTGGGTGAGCGCCGGGGTGACTACGTCGCGGTGACGTCCGGCCTCAAGCCCGGGCAGACCGTGGTCAGCAGCGGCGTCTTCAAGCTGAAGAACGGCGCGGCCGTCGTCGTGAACAACGCGCTGGCGCCTCCCGTCGAGGCCGCGCCCCAGCCGGTGAACCCGTAG